From the genome of Bubalus bubalis isolate 160015118507 breed Murrah chromosome 2, NDDB_SH_1, whole genome shotgun sequence, one region includes:
- the GPR55 gene encoding G-protein coupled receptor 55 → MSQQNHSKNCSFKDVNELMETVQLAVHIPTFILGLLLNVLAIRGFSSFLKKRWPCYTATSIYMINLAVFDLLLVLSLPFKMFLSRREGSFLPFCTLVECLYFISMYGSIFTICFISLDRFLAIRYPILVSHIRSPRKIFGICCIIWVLVWVGSTPVYSFHGKVENYTCFNNMSDGTWSAKVFFPFEVFGFLLPMSIIGFCSSRSIHILVARRDHTRDWVQQKACIWTIAVSLAVFVVSFLPVHLSFFLQFLVRNGFIVECRAKQNIILFLQLSMCFSNFNCCLDVFCYYFVIKEFRMDIMAHRPSRSQLVHQDTLTTMAKGKKSCLEEGNLNLNSIVNVPSRGPDVVG, encoded by the coding sequence ATGAGCCAGCAGAACCACAGCAAAAACTGCTCCTTCAAAGATGTGAACGAGCTGATGGAAACCGTGCAGTTGGCTGTCCACATCCCTACCTTCATTCTCGGTCTGCTCCTCAATGTGCTCGCCATCCGTGGCTTTAGCTCCTTCCTGAAGAAGAGGTGGCCTTGCTACACTGCCACCTCCATCTACATGATCAACCTGGCAGTCTTTGACCTCCTGCTGGTGCTCTCCCTCCCATTCAAGATGTTCCTGTCCCGAAGGGAgggctccttccttcccttctgtaCTCTGGTGGAGTGCCTCTACTTCATCAGCATGTATGGGAGTATCTTCACCATCTGCTTCATCAGCCTGGACAGATTCTTGGCCATCCGGTACCCAATCCTGGTCAGCCACATCCGGTCCCCCAGGAAGATCTTCGGGATCTGCTGTATCATCTGGGTGCTGGTGTGGGTCGGGAGCACTCCTGTCTATAGCTTCCATGGCAAAGTGGAAAATTACACGTGCTTCAATAACATGTCTGATGGCACCTGGAGTGCCAAGGTCTTCTTCCCTTTTGAGGTCTTTGGCTTCCTTCTTCCCATGAGCATCATTGGTTTCTGCTCCTCCAGGAGTATTCACATTCTGGTTGCTCGTCGGGACCACACCCGGGACTGGGTCCAGCAGAAGGCCTGCATCTGGACTATTGCAGTCAGCTTGGCTGTCTTTGTGGTCTCCTTCCTCCCCGTCCACCTGAGTTTCTTCTTGCAGTTCCTGGTGAGGAATGGCTTCATCGTGGAGTGCAGAGCCAAGCAGAATATTATCTTGTTCCTGCAGTTGTCCATGTGTTTCTCCAATTTCAATTGCTGCCTGGATGTTTTCTGCTACTACTTTGTCATCAAAGAATTCCGCATGGACATTATGGCCCACCGGCCTTCCAGGAGCCAGCTAGTCCACCAGGACACCCTGACCACCATGGCTAAGGGAAAAAAGTCATGCCTGGAGGAAGGAAACCTCAACCTAAATTCCATAGTGAATGTCCCTTCCCGGGGCCCTGATGTGGTGGGCTGA